A region of Plantactinospora sp. BC1 DNA encodes the following proteins:
- a CDS encoding EamA family transporter, giving the protein MSSPPGSAPTSPAGAAPVEPERAAPVEAEPVAPVGPRPAAPVEAEPAAPAPSARSALIWTALGVVYLVWGSTYLGIRVTVETLPPLFSAAARFAVAAAVLAVVLRLWRGPGGLRVTRRQLGNAALVGVLLLAGGNGLVVLAESGPPSTAVSSGVAALLIAIVPLLVVMLRAGTGDRPGLATLLGVSAGFVGLVLLVLPAGGVGAAPIVGALTVVGSAVSWSAGSFLSGRLDMPGDPFVATVYEMVAGSAALAVLGLARGEMRGFDLGAVSTRSWLALGYLTVAGSLVAFTAYVWLLHHAPISLVATYAYVNPVVAVTLGALLLDEPVTGQVLLGGAVIVFGVALVVSTERPRSSAGARPARTANLRQGGGT; this is encoded by the coding sequence ATGAGCTCACCTCCCGGAAGCGCGCCAACTTCGCCGGCCGGCGCCGCGCCGGTCGAGCCGGAACGCGCCGCGCCGGTCGAGGCGGAACCCGTCGCTCCGGTCGGGCCGAGACCCGCCGCGCCGGTCGAGGCGGAACCCGCCGCTCCGGCGCCGTCGGCCCGCTCGGCACTGATCTGGACCGCGCTCGGCGTCGTCTACCTGGTCTGGGGCTCCACCTACCTCGGCATCCGGGTCACCGTGGAGACCCTGCCGCCGCTGTTCTCGGCCGCCGCCCGGTTCGCGGTCGCCGCCGCCGTGCTGGCGGTGGTACTCCGGCTCTGGCGCGGCCCCGGCGGGCTGCGGGTGACCCGCCGCCAACTGGGCAACGCGGCGCTGGTCGGCGTACTGCTGCTGGCCGGCGGGAACGGGCTGGTGGTACTGGCCGAGTCGGGGCCGCCGTCGACCGCGGTCTCCTCCGGCGTCGCCGCGCTGCTCATCGCCATCGTGCCGCTGCTGGTGGTGATGCTCCGGGCCGGCACCGGGGACCGGCCCGGACTGGCCACCCTGCTCGGGGTGAGTGCCGGCTTCGTCGGCCTGGTGCTGCTGGTACTGCCGGCCGGCGGCGTCGGCGCGGCCCCGATCGTCGGGGCGCTGACCGTGGTCGGTTCCGCCGTCTCCTGGTCGGCCGGCTCGTTCCTCTCCGGCCGGCTCGACATGCCCGGTGACCCGTTCGTGGCGACCGTCTACGAGATGGTCGCCGGCTCGGCGGCACTGGCCGTGCTCGGCCTGGCCCGGGGCGAGATGCGCGGCTTCGACCTCGGCGCGGTGAGTACCCGCTCGTGGCTGGCGCTCGGCTATCTCACCGTGGCCGGGTCGCTGGTCGCGTTCACCGCCTACGTCTGGCTGCTGCACCACGCGCCGATCTCGCTGGTGGCGACGTACGCCTACGTCAACCCGGTGGTCGCGGTGACCCTCGGCGCGCTGCTGCTCGACGAGCCGGTGACCGGGCAGGTGCTGCTCGGCGGTGCGGTGATCGTGTTCGGCGTCGCGCTGGTCGTCTCCACCGAACGCCCACGCTCCTCGGCCGGTGCACGCCCGGCCCGCACCGCGAACCTGAGGCAGGGCGGCGGGACGTGA
- a CDS encoding prepilin peptidase: MTPGVVAAAGLLGVLLGPLLRREIFRYAVPAAGPPEESPPRPDVPVGRSVRRSCPHCAATIGAPTRRNPLGVLPPTGRCPRCRGAVGPRAGLVEVVTATVYAALAARVDDVLPLLAYAWIAGFGIVLGFVDVAVRRLPDRLTLPAGAGVAGLLGAATLASGQFGRYAVAVACALALAGAYLGLLLLSPGGLGPGDVKLALGLGFATGWYGWSTALSGALAGLLLASGYAAVLLRLRRVGRRDHLPHGPAMLAGALGAVLLAA, encoded by the coding sequence GTGACACCGGGCGTGGTGGCGGCGGCCGGGCTCCTCGGAGTCCTGCTCGGACCGCTGCTGCGCCGAGAGATCTTCCGGTACGCCGTACCCGCCGCCGGCCCGCCGGAAGAGTCCCCGCCGCGCCCCGACGTCCCGGTCGGCCGGTCGGTCCGGCGGAGCTGTCCGCACTGCGCGGCGACGATCGGCGCGCCGACCCGGCGCAACCCGCTCGGCGTGCTGCCGCCGACCGGGCGCTGTCCGCGCTGCCGGGGAGCCGTCGGTCCGCGCGCCGGGCTGGTCGAGGTCGTCACCGCGACCGTCTACGCCGCGCTCGCCGCCCGGGTCGACGACGTACTCCCGCTGCTGGCGTACGCCTGGATCGCCGGTTTCGGCATCGTGCTCGGCTTCGTGGACGTCGCGGTACGACGGCTTCCCGACCGGCTCACCCTGCCGGCGGGGGCCGGTGTCGCCGGGCTGCTCGGCGCGGCCACCCTCGCCTCGGGCCAGTTCGGCCGGTACGCGGTGGCGGTCGCCTGCGCGCTGGCGCTGGCCGGGGCGTACCTCGGGCTGCTCCTGCTCTCCCCCGGCGGGCTGGGGCCGGGCGACGTCAAGCTCGCGCTCGGGCTCGGCTTCGCCACCGGCTGGTACGGCTGGAGCACCGCCCTCTCCGGCGCGCTGGCCGGCCTGCTGCTGGCCAGCGGGTACGCCGCCGTGCTGCTCCGGCTGCGCCGGGTCGGCCGCCGCGACCACCTGCCGCACGGCCCGGCGATGCTCGCCGGCGCACTCGGCGCCGTGCTCCTCGCCGCCTGA